CGAGTGCTGGGATGGAGATGCCGGCGCCCAGAGCCCCCCGCAAGAACCGGCGCCGGTCGAACTCCCGTCGGAAAGCGCTTGCATCGGTCATTGTGCTCGAGATCCTCCCTTGGACCGAGCCCGGCTCCGCGTCGATCGGACCGGCTGGTGTTCGGGTGCGGCCGTGGAGCGGGCGTGTGTACCGACGATGGTCAGCCGGCAGAAGTTTGTCAAGACATAAGGACACTAGTATTTTCGACGGACAGTGCGAACGGGAAGTGGTGCGCATGGCGAGCAACGACCCGCAGCGTCCGAACATCGTGGTCGTCGTCAGCGACGACCAGGGGCCGTGGGCGCTCGGCTGCGCGGGCACCGACGAGCTGCTGACCCCGCAGCTGGACCGGCTCGCCGCGGACGGCACCAGGTTCGACCGGTTCTTCTGCGCCTCGCCGGTGTGCTCGCCCGCACGTGCGTCGCTGCTCACCGGGCGGATGCCGTCGGCGACCGGGGTACACGACTGGATCCGCGGCGAGGTGTACGGCATAGTGACCGACCGTGACGTGGCGTACCTGGAGGGCCTGACCACGACACCCGAGGTGCTCGCGGCCGCGGGGTGGCGGTGCGGGTACGCGGGGAAGTGGCACCTGGGCACCGGCAGGGAGCCCGCCCCCGGTTTCGACTTCTGGTACGCGCACCGGACCGGCGACGGGCCCTACTTCGGTGCGCCGATCTGGCGTGCCGGCAGCAGGCAGGCCGAGCCGCGGTACCTCACCCATGCCATCACCGAGGAGGCGCTCGCCTTCCTCCGCGGCTGCGAAGGCGACGAGCCGTTCTACCTGACGGTGAACTACACCGCACCGCACAGCCCGTGGGTGGACCAGCACCCGGCGGAGTACCTGGACCTGTACGCCGACTGCGACTTCAGGTCGTGCCCGCAGGAGTCGCCGCACCCGTGGTTCAGCTGGGAGCCTGGCCCGGTCTCCGATGCGATGCGCGACCCGCGTCCCAGCCTGCAGGGCTACTTCGCGTCCATCACCGCCATGGACGAGGGCATCGGGCGCATCGTGGAGCACCTCGTGGAGGAGGAGCTGCGTGCTTCCACGGTCGTCGTGTTCACCTCGGACAACGGCTACAGCTGCGGGCACCGCGGCATCTGGGGTAAGGGCAACGGCACCTGGCCGCTGAACATGTGGGAGAACTCGATCCGGGTGCCCACGATCGTCAGCCAGCCGGGCCGGGTCGGAGCCGGCGCGGTCTCGGGCGCGCTCGCCAGCCAGTGCGACCTGCACCCCACCCTGCTGCAGCTCGCCGGCGTACCGGTGCCTGACGACCCGCTCGCGGCGGGGGTGAGCATGGCGGCCGAGCTGACCGGTGACGCGGGGGACGCCCGCGAGGCGGTGGTGGTCTGCCACGAGTACGGCGGGGTACGCGCCGTACGTACGCAGGAGTGGAAGTACGTCGTGCGGCACGGTGCCGCGCCCGACGAGCTGTACGACCTGCGCGACGACCCGGACGAGCGCGCCAACCTGGTCGACGACGCCAGCTACCGGCGGCGCGTGGACGAGCTCGACGGCATCCTGCACGACTGGTTCGCCACCCGCGTCGACCCGCGGCTCGACGCGTTCGACCGGCCGGTCTCCGGTCGCGGCCAGCTGCAGCCCGTCGGCGCCGGCGCCGGCTCGACGTACCATCAGGGCGACGAAGAACGCCGTGTGCAGCCTGCAGGGAGCCAGCCATGACCGTGCCGTTGCCCTTCACGTACCAGCGGGTCGATGTGGGCGGGGTGCGGATCAGCTGCGCGGTCGGCGGTTCCGGGCCGCCGGTGTTGTTGTTGCACGGGTATCCGCAGACGCACCTGATCTGGCACCACGTCGCGCCGCAGCTGGCCGCGGACTTCACCGTCGTGCTCGCGGACTTGCGTGGTTACGGCGACAGCGACAAGCCGGCGTCTGCGGACGACCATGCGCCGTACTCGAAGCGGTCGATGGCCGCCGACCAGCTGGCGCTGATGCGGGCGCTGGGGTTCGAGCGGTTCGCGGTTGCCGGACACGACCGCGGTGGCCGCGTCGGTCACCGGGTGGCGCTGGACGCGCCGGCCGCCGTGGCCGCGCTCGCGGTGCTCGACATCGTGCCGACGAGGTACGCGTTCCAGCATGCGGACGCGGCGTTCGGCGCCGGGTACTACCACTGGTTCTTCCTGACCGCAGGCAACGGGATACCCGAGCGGCTGATCGGCAACGACCCGGAGTTCTGGATCCGGGCGCGGATGTCCGCACGCCACCACGGCGGCACGCCGTTCGACCCGGCGGCCATGGACGAGTACATCCGCTGTTTCTCCGATCCCGCGGCGATCCATGCGTCCTGCGAGGACTACCGTGCGGCGGCCAGCATCGACCTCAGGCACGACGACGCCGATGCCGACGCCGGCCGACTCGTGACCTGCCCGGTGCTCGCGCTGTGGGGCGGGCACGGCTTCGTGGGGCGCAGCTACGACGTCCTCGACGTGTGGCGTGCGTACGCATCCGACCTGCGGGGTTCGCCATTGCCCTGCGACCACTACCTGCCTGAGGAATCGCCCGAGCAGACGACGGACGCGCTGCGGGAGTTCTTCGCCGCCCACCGATGACTTGGCCACCTCCGCGCGGACCTCTACGATCGCCGGGGCAGGCGTACGGGAGGAGCGGCAGTGGACGTCGAGGAACTGCGGGCGCACCGCGACGCGCTGGGTTTCGTGCCGGCGGACTCGGTGCGCTGGCTGTCGCCCACGCAGCTCGTGCGTACGGGCGTCAAGGTGGGGTTGTCCACGGTTCTCGCCGACTTCGACGACCGGCGCGAGGTGCAGGCGAGCCTGGACGGTGAGTTGCTGCGGCTGCCGCTCGACGAGAGCAACGCGGCCGAGGCATGGTTCGACTACGTCGCCGACATCGGGGATGGCTTCGACACCGCGTACACGGTTGCCTGGCTGCTCGGCCGGGACAAGCTCGACGTCAGGTCGGCGGACGAGAGCTACCAGCTGCCGCGCGGTTCGATGCTCGTGCTCGGTGGCGACGAGGTGTACCCGACGCCGTCCGCGCGCGCGTACGAAGACCGCATGCGCGGGCCGTACCGCTGCGCCCTCCCGCAGGCCGACGACGAGCCGTTGCTCGTCGCCCTGCCGGGTAACCATGACTGGTACGACGGGCTGACGACGTTCCTGCGCGTGTTCGGCCAGCAGCGGCGGATCGGCGGTTGGCGGACCGAGCAGACCCGCAGCTACTTCGCCGTGCAGTTACCCGGACGCTGGTGGCTGCTGGGGATCGACACCCAGCTGGGTACGTACATCGACGGCCCGCAGCTGGCGTACTTCGAGGAGCACGTGACCCGGAAGCTGCAGCCGGGCGACGGGGTGATCGTGTGCTCCGCGACGCCGACGTGGGTGGACACGGCCGTCGACGACATCGACGCGTTCAACTCGCTGCACTGGTTCGACCGGCACTTCATCCGCACCAGGACCGTCCCCAGCACGAGCGAACGCGAGGAGACCGGCGCGTCGATCCGGTTGTGGATCAGCGGTGACAGCCACCACTACGTGCGGTTCGCCGAACGGCTCCCTGCCGAAGCGCCGGAGTCGAGCCGGCGGCAGCTGGTGACCTGCGGCCTCGGCGGTGCGTACCTCACCGCGACGCACGCCGTGCCCGAGCAGCTCGAGCTGCCGCCGCCGAGCGCGCGGGCGCACAAGAGCGACGTACCGCCTGTCGTGTTCGACCGCGGGCCGGTCAGCTGCCCGGACCCGAAGACATCGCGCCGCACGGTGTGGCGGCTCGCGCTGCCCTGGTCGAGGTACTGGCTGCCGAGGCGCAACCCGGGGTTCGGTCCGCTCGCGGCCGGCCTGCAGGTCGTGCTGTACCTGCTCACGACGTTCGTCTTCGGGCTCACCCAGGGACGGCCACCGGCGGCGGCGGTGCGACAGGCGAGCGTGGGTGCCGTCCTGCAGTTCGACATCGAGGCGCTGGTGGCCGTCGCGATCGCCGCGATGGCGCCGTGGGTGTTCCTCCTGATCCGGCGGCGTAGCTGGGCCACACCGTCGACGGCCGTCGTCGCGGTGCTACTCCAGGCGGCGGTGGCGCTGCTGTTGTTGACCGTCGTCGTGCTGGTGCCGTGGCCGGCCAGCTGGCCGGACTGGCTGGTGCTCGCGACCTGCGTCGCCGGCACCGCGGCCGCGGGTGCGGTGCTCGCGAGCGAGGCGTTCGCACTGTACGTGCTCACCGCGCGGTCCGGCCGGGTGGTCGAGTGGCAGACCGCCGGCCAGGCGGACGAGGAGGCCAAGGGCTTCGTCCGCATGCACATCGCGGCGAACGGCGACCTCACCCTCTACCCGGTGCTCGTCGACCGCACCTGCCACGACTGGAAGCTGGCCGACCTGCCGGACGGCGGTGTGCGCCCGGAGC
Above is a genomic segment from Streptosporangiales bacterium containing:
- a CDS encoding sulfatase-like hydrolase/transferase: MASNDPQRPNIVVVVSDDQGPWALGCAGTDELLTPQLDRLAADGTRFDRFFCASPVCSPARASLLTGRMPSATGVHDWIRGEVYGIVTDRDVAYLEGLTTTPEVLAAAGWRCGYAGKWHLGTGREPAPGFDFWYAHRTGDGPYFGAPIWRAGSRQAEPRYLTHAITEEALAFLRGCEGDEPFYLTVNYTAPHSPWVDQHPAEYLDLYADCDFRSCPQESPHPWFSWEPGPVSDAMRDPRPSLQGYFASITAMDEGIGRIVEHLVEEELRASTVVVFTSDNGYSCGHRGIWGKGNGTWPLNMWENSIRVPTIVSQPGRVGAGAVSGALASQCDLHPTLLQLAGVPVPDDPLAAGVSMAAELTGDAGDAREAVVVCHEYGGVRAVRTQEWKYVVRHGAAPDELYDLRDDPDERANLVDDASYRRRVDELDGILHDWFATRVDPRLDAFDRPVSGRGQLQPVGAGAGSTYHQGDEERRVQPAGSQP
- a CDS encoding alpha/beta fold hydrolase; this translates as MTVPLPFTYQRVDVGGVRISCAVGGSGPPVLLLHGYPQTHLIWHHVAPQLAADFTVVLADLRGYGDSDKPASADDHAPYSKRSMAADQLALMRALGFERFAVAGHDRGGRVGHRVALDAPAAVAALAVLDIVPTRYAFQHADAAFGAGYYHWFFLTAGNGIPERLIGNDPEFWIRARMSARHHGGTPFDPAAMDEYIRCFSDPAAIHASCEDYRAAASIDLRHDDADADAGRLVTCPVLALWGGHGFVGRSYDVLDVWRAYASDLRGSPLPCDHYLPEESPEQTTDALREFFAAHR